The bacterium genome window below encodes:
- a CDS encoding flagellar hook-length control protein FliK, whose product MSFSDLQVNAFQNQEGQSSRISIDMESFKMSATFIQAESKGRPLVLPQGMTALNDSNISEDLTQKLQQALAAVQDQQGPMPSNQSNSFNQVLKPETLANFKELVQLLMQSGVTRAALTSFMNRNQENANQNPNNPSAPLGERGQVLAPKTPSEILLLPVEGAPNVSSTPTFEVSRNLASQLNQISSQLTEGNVAVVPASNGDLSPQTSLRSETTVQSSSASQGEVPPTTAFGPVGVLSSALEPNPEMVGPIHPSAQSVGNAPFMRPAGNVQTHQEIQDKVIQNDNVSKLNTASLHATQGSLTFGDLHPFSSQVYTLNQVTGSQAATQLNSPIPAVLSGSPSVPQNTPEVPPVEVALRTQTIKAEVTAALDLGRSTSRSANGNTPALQVGGEISRSSTQSVLPIEVLNNPTLPEPTATNTGLNETKIPAVAASDLSPNSISIPTSASQADLFKGNLQTTVPNDHGVTDTSRPGTLPHTVPAPALIPAPGPAYQGQVAQSQGMIPPVPTSTTPLVPFTATAGEGLKAELQPQMLQGTLNAGRTVPVGSFQPDQTIKVQAPEGVTPIVSVTGTDSSNQVLSATDKSDPKDTTSLDIATLLASTGSGVSRPEDSLKFAQNMNNLSNNPRFSMDQNQIYDLVSAQLTTQLVQARNVSRLNFQLVPESLGKVTVQIALVDQSLSARIFVSNPEVREAVQNHLVDLRASLSQAGLQIDQLQVQVQGGGANLLGQYYQYQQEGSSYRSPIYEAAVGQGGPENLENTGVLASSGRSLTLVDLLA is encoded by the coding sequence TTGAGCTTTTCCGATCTCCAAGTGAACGCGTTCCAAAACCAAGAGGGCCAATCGAGCCGGATCTCCATCGATATGGAAAGCTTCAAAATGTCCGCGACCTTCATCCAGGCCGAGTCGAAGGGCCGACCGCTGGTTTTGCCCCAAGGCATGACCGCCTTGAACGACTCGAACATTTCGGAGGATCTGACCCAAAAACTCCAGCAAGCTCTTGCCGCCGTCCAAGATCAGCAGGGTCCAATGCCTTCGAATCAGTCGAATTCTTTCAACCAGGTTCTGAAGCCCGAAACATTGGCCAATTTCAAAGAATTGGTCCAATTGCTCATGCAATCCGGGGTGACCCGGGCCGCTCTGACCTCCTTCATGAACCGGAATCAGGAAAACGCGAACCAGAACCCGAATAATCCCTCGGCGCCCTTGGGCGAAAGGGGCCAGGTCTTGGCCCCGAAAACGCCCAGCGAAATTCTTTTGTTGCCGGTTGAAGGGGCTCCGAATGTTTCCTCCACGCCTACTTTCGAGGTCTCGCGGAATTTGGCTTCCCAATTGAATCAAATTTCGTCCCAGCTGACGGAAGGGAACGTGGCTGTCGTTCCGGCCTCGAACGGAGACCTGAGCCCGCAGACTTCGTTGCGGTCGGAAACGACCGTTCAAAGTTCCTCGGCTTCTCAAGGGGAAGTTCCCCCGACAACCGCGTTTGGCCCCGTAGGCGTTCTTTCGTCTGCCCTCGAACCGAACCCTGAAATGGTGGGCCCGATTCATCCTTCGGCCCAAAGCGTGGGGAACGCGCCATTCATGAGACCGGCGGGGAACGTTCAAACCCACCAAGAGATCCAAGACAAGGTCATCCAAAACGATAATGTTTCTAAACTGAACACGGCTTCACTCCACGCAACGCAAGGGAGTTTGACCTTTGGGGACCTTCATCCTTTTTCCAGCCAGGTCTATACTCTGAACCAAGTGACAGGATCACAAGCTGCGACACAATTGAACAGCCCGATCCCGGCCGTTTTGAGTGGGAGTCCCTCGGTGCCCCAAAACACTCCTGAGGTTCCTCCGGTCGAGGTGGCCTTGAGAACGCAGACCATCAAAGCTGAAGTTACGGCTGCTTTGGATCTAGGACGATCGACGTCCCGGAGTGCGAATGGGAATACCCCAGCACTCCAGGTTGGAGGAGAGATTTCTCGATCTTCGACCCAATCGGTCTTGCCGATCGAGGTTCTTAACAATCCTACTCTGCCCGAGCCAACAGCTACCAATACTGGGCTGAATGAGACAAAAATTCCTGCGGTTGCGGCATCCGATTTGTCGCCCAATTCGATAAGTATTCCCACGAGCGCATCCCAGGCGGATCTGTTTAAGGGGAACCTCCAGACCACCGTTCCGAACGACCATGGAGTCACCGATACTTCCCGTCCGGGGACATTGCCCCATACAGTGCCGGCCCCAGCCTTGATCCCAGCTCCGGGACCTGCGTACCAGGGCCAAGTGGCGCAATCCCAAGGGATGATACCTCCAGTGCCGACCTCCACCACGCCCCTGGTCCCGTTCACGGCCACAGCTGGCGAGGGCCTAAAGGCGGAACTACAACCGCAGATGTTGCAAGGAACCTTGAACGCGGGACGAACGGTCCCGGTGGGGTCCTTCCAACCTGATCAAACCATCAAAGTTCAAGCCCCGGAAGGCGTGACACCGATCGTTTCTGTTACAGGAACCGACTCCTCTAATCAGGTTTTGTCGGCAACCGATAAGAGTGATCCAAAAGATACAACTTCTTTGGATATCGCCACCCTTCTTGCCTCGACCGGATCAGGGGTCTCCCGACCTGAAGATTCTTTGAAATTCGCCCAAAATATGAATAATTTGTCCAATAACCCAAGGTTTTCCATGGACCAGAACCAGATCTATGACTTGGTTTCGGCCCAATTGACCACCCAACTAGTTCAGGCACGGAATGTCTCCCGCCTTAACTTTCAGCTTGTCCCAGAATCCCTAGGCAAGGTGACCGTCCAAATAGCGCTGGTGGATCAGTCCCTTTCGGCGAGGATCTTTGTTTCCAACCCCGAGGTCCGGGAAGCCGTCCAGAACCATTTGGTCGATCTCCGGGCCAGCCTCAGCCAAGCGGGCCTCCAGATCGATCAACTGCAAGTCCAAGTCCAGGGGGGCGGGGCCAATCTTTTGGGCCAGTATTACCAATATCAGCAGGAAGGATCGTCCTATCGAAGCCCCATTTATGAGGCCGCGGTGGGGCAGGGGGGGCCTGAAAACCTTGAAAATACAGGGGTTTTGGCTTCTTCGGGCCGTTCCTTAACCCTGGTCGATCTTTTGGCTTAA
- a CDS encoding flagellar hook capping FlgD N-terminal domain-containing protein has protein sequence MVSGVSGSSNNAASSALSTAVSNQFVSQNTFLTLLLTQLKNQDPLNPQDSSQFVSQLAQFSSLEQMTEVSKKMESVLENSVVGMIGRTVTVADSTTQSGFTQGQVTGIVYYADGPAVVVDGKNYPLSAVQSVSQ, from the coding sequence ATGGTTTCTGGTGTTAGTGGTTCTAGCAATAACGCTGCTTCGAGTGCTTTATCGACGGCAGTTAGCAATCAGTTCGTGTCACAGAATACGTTCTTGACCCTTCTGTTGACCCAGCTGAAGAACCAGGATCCGCTGAATCCGCAAGATAGTAGCCAATTCGTTTCCCAATTGGCCCAATTCTCATCTTTGGAGCAGATGACGGAAGTCAGCAAGAAGATGGAGTCGGTCCTCGAGAACTCCGTGGTTGGGATGATTGGTCGCACGGTCACGGTGGCGGATTCGACGACGCAAAGCGGCTTCACTCAAGGGCAGGTCACCGGCATCGTTTATTACGCCGATGGTCCGGCTGTGGTGGTGGATGGCAAGAATTACCCCTTGTCCGCTGTGCAGAGCGTCTCGCAGTAA
- a CDS encoding TIGR02530 family flagellar biosynthesis protein, with protein MVQQINFNDPHVNAVDTVQNQAQLQMIKEQASRAAEAVQPFQAVLQSTVETGAGLKFSAHAKERLALRNINLSAGDLARLNEAVSKAASKGARQSLLVMDSQAFIVSVPNRTVITALDGGSMKENVFTNIDSAVIV; from the coding sequence GTGGTCCAGCAGATCAACTTTAATGATCCCCACGTGAACGCGGTCGATACCGTCCAGAACCAGGCGCAACTCCAGATGATCAAGGAGCAAGCCAGCCGGGCGGCCGAAGCGGTCCAGCCTTTTCAGGCGGTCCTTCAATCGACGGTCGAAACGGGGGCGGGGTTAAAGTTCTCGGCCCACGCGAAAGAAAGATTGGCTTTGCGCAACATCAATCTTTCCGCGGGTGATTTGGCTCGATTGAACGAGGCGGTCAGCAAGGCGGCCTCGAAGGGGGCCCGGCAGTCCTTGTTGGTGATGGATAGCCAGGCTTTCATCGTCAGCGTTCCGAACCGGACCGTCATTACCGCCCTGGATGGGGGCAGTATGAAAGAGAATGTCTTCACGAACATCGATAGTGCGGTGATCGTTTAA
- a CDS encoding flagellar hook-basal body complex protein has product MGLRDMFSAISGLQANSTWLDVIGNNISNSNTVAYKASRVEFADQFSQTLYGGTGGNQSSGLGGVNPEQIGLGTRVASITTLFTEGALQNTGRSTDIAIVGNGFLVSKSGTATYLTRAGNLGFDSNGNLVDQNGGLIQGLSATVQYTTKTILTAGASGNANALLITSAKLGFTTTSAAAATNIQIPRDMTMPPNATTVINFAGNLDSFLQATDSAHGGILDIGGNAVPAGAGAPPEALPLADATVVLNNTVFNKIADPNNALGQVIQQVADANVNGVVGNADIAAKGNVATANPNVWGAAMIANTPAQTALTIRVDAFNGNANFAWDQQPPVNPAHQIVEQVFDSEGNPRQVTINMYQVNDLGNGGVNNAAGPNQVAYAWYAFDTTGGAQPSSTNIVGGTGLQEGDVNGVPYDRGVAGDEFYGDLLVFNTDGSLLSTGGAENVTVNGQPVQAIPNIYLPPMNNPGAPAVPGNPPDPANGMGGPASPIPTQGAEITQISLDFGTAGVLGQGKRDGVYSDAEGSYQIVNGVNTYIPKSTAYGKSQDGFASGILSSLNFDATGYINGTFSNGQTTAIGRVILAMPNNQEGLSKVGSNYYQTSSNTGALFVGFADQDGVGTIQGGTLELSNVDLTVELTNMIIAQRGFDVNSRVISVENSNLQILSQLGQGG; this is encoded by the coding sequence ATGGGTCTTCGCGACATGTTCAGTGCGATTTCCGGGTTGCAAGCCAACAGCACTTGGTTGGATGTGATCGGGAACAATATTTCCAATTCCAACACGGTGGCTTACAAAGCTAGCCGCGTGGAGTTCGCCGATCAGTTCAGCCAGACGCTTTATGGCGGAACGGGAGGCAACCAATCCTCCGGTTTGGGCGGGGTCAATCCCGAGCAGATCGGGTTGGGTACCCGGGTGGCTTCTATTACCACCCTCTTCACTGAAGGTGCCCTGCAGAACACCGGACGTTCCACCGACATCGCCATCGTGGGCAACGGGTTCCTAGTCTCCAAGAGCGGAACTGCGACCTACCTGACCCGCGCTGGCAATTTGGGATTCGACAGCAACGGTAATTTGGTGGATCAAAACGGTGGGTTAATCCAAGGGTTGTCGGCTACCGTTCAATATACAACTAAGACCATTCTGACCGCAGGCGCGTCGGGTAACGCCAACGCTTTGTTGATCACCTCAGCGAAGCTCGGGTTCACCACAACCAGCGCTGCTGCGGCCACGAATATTCAGATCCCTCGCGACATGACCATGCCGCCCAATGCGACCACGGTCATTAATTTCGCCGGCAACCTGGATTCATTCCTCCAAGCCACTGATTCGGCCCACGGCGGCATCCTAGATATCGGCGGGAACGCAGTTCCGGCTGGCGCGGGCGCCCCTCCTGAGGCTTTGCCTCTAGCCGATGCCACGGTGGTCCTGAACAACACGGTGTTCAATAAGATTGCCGATCCGAACAACGCCCTGGGCCAGGTCATCCAACAGGTGGCCGATGCCAATGTGAACGGTGTTGTCGGTAATGCGGACATTGCTGCTAAAGGAAATGTCGCGACGGCCAATCCCAACGTTTGGGGCGCCGCCATGATCGCCAACACTCCGGCCCAGACCGCCCTGACCATTCGGGTGGATGCCTTTAATGGAAATGCCAATTTCGCATGGGACCAACAGCCTCCCGTGAATCCGGCACACCAGATTGTGGAACAGGTCTTCGATTCCGAGGGTAATCCCCGACAAGTGACCATCAACATGTACCAGGTGAACGATCTGGGCAATGGTGGGGTCAACAACGCCGCTGGTCCGAACCAGGTGGCCTATGCCTGGTACGCTTTTGATACGACGGGTGGGGCCCAGCCCAGCTCGACCAATATCGTGGGCGGTACAGGCCTGCAGGAAGGCGATGTGAACGGGGTTCCTTACGATCGTGGGGTCGCAGGGGATGAGTTTTACGGCGATCTCCTCGTGTTCAATACCGATGGTTCTTTGCTTTCGACCGGAGGCGCGGAGAACGTCACGGTGAACGGCCAACCGGTTCAAGCGATTCCGAACATCTACCTGCCTCCGATGAACAACCCTGGAGCTCCGGCGGTTCCGGGCAATCCTCCCGATCCGGCCAATGGGATGGGCGGGCCGGCTTCTCCGATCCCGACCCAAGGGGCCGAAATCACCCAGATCAGCTTGGACTTCGGCACCGCCGGGGTTCTGGGCCAAGGGAAGAGGGATGGAGTCTACAGCGACGCGGAAGGGTCCTATCAAATCGTCAATGGCGTCAACACCTATATCCCGAAGTCGACCGCCTATGGCAAAAGCCAGGATGGTTTTGCTTCGGGGATCCTCTCGAGCCTGAATTTTGACGCGACCGGATACATCAATGGTACCTTCAGCAATGGTCAAACCACGGCCATCGGCCGGGTTATCCTGGCCATGCCGAACAACCAGGAAGGGTTGAGCAAGGTGGGTAGCAACTACTACCAGACCTCGTCCAACACGGGGGCTCTGTTCGTCGGGTTCGCAGACCAGGACGGCGTGGGGACGATCCAAGGGGGAACCTTGGAACTCTCCAACGTGGACCTCACGGTGGAATTGACCAACATGATCATCGCTCAACGTGGGTTCGATGTGAACTCGCGGGTGATCTCGGTCGAGAATTCCAACCTGCAGATCCTGAGCCAGTTGGGTCAAGGTGGCTGA
- a CDS encoding flagellar FlbD family protein — MIQVTRLNGQEVYINADLILFLESTPETILTLENGKKVTVKETISQVVDRVVEFKSRCYPKFEKTP, encoded by the coding sequence TTGATCCAGGTCACCCGTTTGAACGGCCAAGAGGTCTATATCAATGCCGATCTGATCCTTTTCTTGGAAAGCACCCCGGAGACCATCCTGACCCTGGAAAACGGCAAGAAGGTGACGGTCAAGGAAACGATTTCCCAGGTGGTTGACAGGGTCGTCGAGTTCAAATCCCGGTGTTATCCAAAGTTCGAGAAGACCCCCTAA
- a CDS encoding PorV/PorQ family protein, producing MLHAETSNGGRAAFEILKISPVTRAMALGGAYTAIGDDIGSIYYNPAGLASVLSNEFNVTYLSLYQGLNYEFLAYAYPVALGMPDLGGTIALGAGMLQPGSMQRTDDFGVTTGTFTSGDQVFSLAYAKNFGDTVHAGVAVNLIQQQIDTVSSSLFDVTAGIVVVPSFSGMRIGLSLKNLGAQSAGFDLPFTMNAGISYRRYELFSEQDDGALTAEVSMPLQPIEDPAGVKVGAEYNFKWVGSRATLRAGYEFLDTSLNGVGLGVGAGYGLDLGGAVLFLDYAFAPADIFGSSHRISLTTKF from the coding sequence GTGCTCCATGCCGAAACGAGCAACGGCGGACGTGCGGCTTTTGAAATATTGAAGATCTCGCCCGTGACGAGGGCCATGGCACTAGGAGGTGCCTATACGGCCATTGGAGATGATATCGGCTCCATTTATTACAACCCCGCGGGGCTTGCCAGCGTCCTGAGCAATGAATTCAATGTGACCTATTTGTCCCTCTATCAGGGGTTGAATTACGAGTTCCTGGCCTACGCCTATCCGGTCGCCTTGGGAATGCCGGATTTAGGTGGAACGATCGCCTTGGGAGCGGGGATGCTCCAACCGGGCTCCATGCAACGCACGGACGATTTTGGTGTTACCACAGGGACCTTTACGAGCGGCGACCAGGTTTTCAGCCTGGCCTATGCCAAAAATTTCGGGGATACGGTCCATGCCGGCGTGGCCGTCAACCTCATCCAGCAGCAGATCGACACGGTTTCCAGCTCGCTTTTCGATGTTACAGCCGGCATCGTGGTGGTGCCCTCGTTCAGTGGGATGAGGATCGGCCTTTCCTTGAAAAATTTAGGGGCCCAATCCGCGGGTTTTGACCTGCCCTTCACGATGAATGCGGGGATCTCTTACCGGCGTTATGAACTCTTCAGTGAACAGGACGATGGCGCCTTGACCGCCGAAGTCTCGATGCCATTGCAACCCATTGAGGACCCGGCCGGGGTCAAAGTCGGCGCGGAATATAATTTCAAATGGGTCGGGAGCCGTGCGACCCTAAGAGCAGGTTATGAATTCCTCGATACTTCCTTGAACGGGGTCGGCTTGGGTGTGGGAGCGGGTTACGGATTGGATCTCGGGGGCGCGGTCCTGTTCCTGGATTATGCCTTCGCTCCGGCGGATATCTTTGGAAGCTCCCACCGGATATCCCTCACAACGAAATTTTAA
- a CDS encoding PorV/PorQ family protein, with amino-acid sequence MAGSACAQTVGTTTADILKINQGTRPSAMGGVFTAMGDDVYSMSYNPAGLSYIKATQVVLLHLDSLADIQYEYLALGTAFGSGDVLGLNLTYRHSPTIDNNNGNPPVNTDDLLGGLSCALKLMPDLRAGLSIKYLKSTLANYSGTAIAFDLGAVLDHLPYGCKVGAAVQNLGTGMTFTPGGTGAGSGYPSENLPMFLRLGIGTHQVFDGNKDFNAAVEVFKPADQDIKLGVGAEFWLFPQLFAVRGGYKFENLGNLFGGTDPNTGNAFPGVPNTFDNYSLGCTLTRRIDGDDFSVDIAYNPANFTSTTSDTFFFALNLKFNQFRIF; translated from the coding sequence ATGGCCGGGTCGGCCTGCGCCCAGACGGTGGGAACCACTACGGCAGACATCTTGAAAATCAATCAAGGGACCCGGCCTTCGGCCATGGGCGGGGTTTTTACGGCCATGGGGGATGATGTTTACTCCATGAGTTATAACCCAGCGGGATTGAGCTATATCAAGGCCACCCAGGTAGTCTTGCTTCATCTGGATAGTCTTGCCGATATCCAATATGAATACCTGGCCCTTGGGACCGCTTTTGGCTCGGGGGATGTACTGGGTCTGAACCTCACCTATCGCCATTCGCCCACGATCGACAATAACAACGGCAACCCTCCCGTCAATACGGATGACCTTTTGGGTGGCTTGTCCTGTGCGCTTAAACTTATGCCGGACCTCCGGGCCGGACTTTCAATAAAGTATTTGAAGAGCACCTTGGCCAATTATTCGGGAACTGCGATCGCATTCGATCTGGGAGCGGTCCTCGACCATCTTCCTTACGGATGTAAAGTGGGAGCCGCCGTCCAGAACCTCGGTACTGGTATGACCTTCACGCCGGGTGGGACCGGTGCGGGTTCGGGTTACCCCTCCGAGAACCTTCCCATGTTCCTCCGGCTCGGGATCGGGACCCACCAGGTCTTCGACGGCAACAAGGATTTCAACGCCGCGGTCGAGGTCTTCAAACCGGCCGACCAGGACATCAAATTGGGTGTCGGAGCGGAGTTCTGGCTTTTCCCGCAACTTTTTGCGGTCCGCGGTGGATATAAATTCGAGAACTTGGGGAACCTTTTTGGAGGAACGGACCCGAATACCGGGAATGCCTTTCCGGGGGTCCCGAACACATTTGACAATTACAGCCTTGGCTGCACCTTGACCCGCCGGATCGATGGCGATGATTTTTCGGTCGACATCGCCTACAACCCCGCGAACTTCACCTCGACGACCTCGGACACCTTCTTTTTCGCCTTGAACCTGAAGTTCAACCAATTCCGCATTTTCTAA
- a CDS encoding 23S rRNA (pseudouridine(1915)-N(3))-methyltransferase RlmH: MIHCCFVGPIKDVRLKDLVFDFHRRSQKLWPFTILEVPEDPKDLRAWITAKSGKGDWISLDAHGKSMDSTAFCGWVTAHSRDLYFMAWGADGPPKGLELPAAQSISLSTLTFNHEVARFILVEQLYRAGALLRGHPYPR, encoded by the coding sequence ATGATCCATTGTTGCTTTGTGGGGCCCATCAAAGATGTCCGGCTCAAGGACCTGGTCTTTGATTTCCATCGCAGGTCCCAAAAGCTTTGGCCTTTCACGATCCTGGAAGTGCCGGAAGACCCCAAGGATTTAAGGGCCTGGATCACGGCCAAGAGCGGGAAAGGGGACTGGATATCCCTGGATGCCCACGGAAAGTCCATGGACTCAACGGCTTTTTGCGGATGGGTCACCGCCCACTCCCGGGACCTTTATTTCATGGCCTGGGGAGCGGACGGCCCCCCCAAGGGCCTGGAGCTTCCGGCGGCCCAAAGCATCAGCTTGTCGACACTGACCTTCAATCATGAAGTCGCTCGTTTCATCCTTGTAGAACAACTCTATCGGGCGGGCGCCCTCTTAAGGGGGCATCCTTATCCGAGGTAA
- a CDS encoding helicase C-terminal domain-containing protein → MNIAERLSRAVPDSYLEPRPQQNEMAQEVAATLDQGGFLMAEAGTGVGKSFAYLLPAFDHVLKKGEPVVISTHTLTLQDQLFQKDVPFVQMALEKEGAGHPSAILLKGRGNYLSRRRLSMALGEGGQMALDGSQETLNRLRDWSERTFEGTWATVDFPIPQDIWNEVKSDPYHCMGAQCPTFETCFYHSTRKKAYGAKVILVNHALLLADLALKMEEDQGVLPPYGALIVDEAHHLPALASEHLATSFTLSECHGLVRRLLFTDARSEKALKGIFTLMPITGAGEAVMEFKAVADSFFSQVALATFPPRSLNRAYPMPNNMPGIETLAVPLRKVTALLETIEKTAPSEEWALEARGTREECRALLKRLSLILERGWGDDSCYVVEPDSAALRRGEIKAAALKAIPLDASSLLREHLLSSVPSVVFTSATLSVGNDFSYFKHALGLEEMGDRVKTLLVGSPFDFKKQVTLFLPRKMPHPRREEERYIEAVVEYVRASLRISHGKAFVLFTSFKMLRRVAEAVAPDLEELGIQLLVQGEEGWDRNRLLKTFREDVDSVLFGVNSFWEGVDVPGEALSNLIITKLPFQVPEGPLVEARHARMKEMGLEPFRVESLPEAVLRLKQGFGRLIRSSKDVGTVTLLDPRLTTERWGSIFLKALPECETVFLSGPGTPERSAKTRGRRG, encoded by the coding sequence ATGAACATCGCCGAAAGGCTTTCCCGGGCCGTTCCAGACAGCTATTTGGAGCCCCGGCCCCAACAGAACGAGATGGCCCAGGAGGTCGCCGCGACCCTCGACCAGGGTGGGTTCCTGATGGCCGAGGCCGGCACAGGCGTGGGGAAGAGCTTTGCCTATCTCTTGCCCGCTTTCGACCATGTCCTGAAAAAAGGCGAACCCGTGGTCATATCGACCCACACCCTGACACTTCAAGACCAGCTGTTCCAAAAAGACGTCCCCTTTGTCCAGATGGCACTGGAAAAAGAGGGGGCGGGCCATCCTTCGGCCATTCTCCTCAAAGGCCGGGGGAATTACCTTTCCCGCAGGCGCCTGAGCATGGCCCTGGGGGAAGGAGGGCAAATGGCATTGGATGGTTCCCAAGAAACGCTCAATCGGCTCAGGGATTGGTCCGAGCGAACATTCGAAGGGACCTGGGCGACGGTGGATTTCCCCATTCCGCAGGATATCTGGAATGAAGTGAAAAGCGATCCTTACCATTGCATGGGCGCCCAATGCCCGACCTTCGAGACTTGTTTTTACCATTCGACCCGGAAAAAGGCCTATGGAGCCAAGGTGATCTTGGTCAATCACGCCCTTCTTTTGGCCGACCTCGCCTTGAAAATGGAGGAGGATCAAGGGGTCCTGCCGCCTTATGGTGCCTTGATCGTGGATGAGGCGCACCACTTGCCCGCCTTGGCTTCGGAACACCTGGCGACATCCTTCACGCTTTCGGAGTGCCATGGCCTGGTCCGGAGGCTCCTTTTCACGGATGCCCGGTCCGAAAAAGCCCTCAAAGGGATATTCACCTTGATGCCGATCACAGGAGCGGGGGAAGCGGTCATGGAATTCAAGGCGGTGGCGGACTCCTTCTTTTCCCAGGTGGCCCTGGCAACGTTCCCACCAAGGTCTTTGAACCGCGCTTATCCAATGCCGAACAATATGCCGGGTATCGAGACACTTGCCGTTCCCTTACGCAAGGTGACAGCGTTATTGGAAACCATTGAAAAAACCGCTCCCTCCGAGGAATGGGCTTTGGAGGCCCGTGGGACAAGGGAAGAGTGCCGGGCCTTGTTGAAACGGCTCTCGCTCATCCTGGAGAGGGGGTGGGGAGATGATTCCTGCTATGTGGTCGAGCCCGATAGCGCGGCCCTGCGACGGGGAGAGATCAAGGCGGCCGCCTTGAAAGCCATCCCTTTGGACGCTTCCAGCCTGTTGCGGGAGCATCTCTTATCCTCGGTCCCATCGGTGGTTTTCACCAGCGCGACCCTCTCCGTGGGGAACGATTTTTCCTATTTCAAGCATGCCCTGGGCTTGGAGGAAATGGGCGACCGGGTCAAAACCCTTTTGGTCGGTTCGCCGTTCGATTTCAAGAAACAAGTGACCTTGTTCTTGCCCCGAAAAATGCCCCATCCCCGCCGGGAAGAGGAACGCTATATCGAGGCCGTGGTCGAATATGTCCGGGCCTCCTTGCGGATCTCCCATGGAAAAGCCTTCGTTCTTTTCACCAGCTTCAAGATGCTTCGGCGCGTGGCCGAGGCTGTCGCCCCTGACCTGGAAGAATTGGGGATCCAACTTTTGGTCCAAGGCGAGGAAGGGTGGGACCGGAATCGTTTGTTGAAAACCTTCCGGGAGGACGTCGATTCGGTCCTCTTCGGGGTCAATAGTTTCTGGGAAGGGGTCGATGTCCCGGGTGAAGCCCTTTCCAACCTCATCATCACGAAATTGCCTTTCCAAGTGCCGGAAGGACCACTGGTCGAGGCGAGGCATGCCCGCATGAAGGAAATGGGACTGGAGCCTTTCCGGGTGGAAAGCCTGCCGGAGGCCGTCCTTCGGTTGAAACAAGGGTTCGGAAGGCTGATCCGTTCCTCCAAGGATGTGGGAACGGTCACCCTCTTGGACCCACGCTTGACGACCGAAAGATGGGGAAGCATTTTCCTCAAGGCCCTTCCGGAATGCGAGACGGTCTTTTTGTCCGGGCCTGGAACTCCCGAACGATCCGCCAAAACAAGGGGACGACGGGGTTAA